Proteins encoded together in one Corallococcus silvisoli window:
- the hutI gene encoding imidazolonepropionase, producing MEALDLWVRNASEVLTVEGTHREPAEQALTPHPGAGLGLRAGRVAFVGPEAALPRGALTDATEIIDAEGGFVGPGFVDPHTHLVFAGERSAEFDLRNQGATYLEIAKAGGGIVNTVSATRAASEEELARLALPRMERLLAQGVTTAEVKSGYGLSLQDELKMLRAVRRLGALSPLELVPTLLCAHAVPVEYQGRRGDYLDLCINEILPAVAREGLARFCDVFTEESAFTVEESRRLLLAAKALGLTPRLHADQLTACGASALAAEVGAASADHLEQVTDEGIRALAAANVTAVLVPTSTLFLRMRPYAPGRKLRDAGVNIALGSNVNPGSSMTENLALVLGLACLENGLSAAEAYWAATRGAAQCLGLQQQGRLAVGDAGDLVVFGCRGYRHLPYHLGVSHARVVVKGGRVVFRARMNVCP from the coding sequence ATGGAAGCCCTGGACCTGTGGGTGCGCAACGCCTCCGAGGTGCTCACCGTGGAGGGCACCCACCGCGAGCCCGCGGAGCAAGCCCTCACCCCCCACCCCGGCGCGGGCCTTGGCCTGCGCGCGGGCCGCGTCGCCTTCGTGGGCCCGGAGGCGGCGCTGCCCCGGGGGGCGCTCACGGACGCGACGGAGATCATCGACGCCGAGGGCGGCTTCGTGGGCCCGGGCTTCGTGGATCCGCACACGCACCTGGTCTTCGCGGGGGAACGCTCCGCGGAGTTCGACCTGCGCAACCAGGGCGCCACGTACCTGGAGATCGCCAAGGCCGGCGGCGGCATCGTCAACACCGTGAGCGCCACGCGCGCCGCGAGCGAGGAGGAGCTGGCCCGGCTCGCCCTGCCCCGCATGGAGCGGCTGCTCGCGCAGGGCGTGACGACGGCCGAGGTGAAGAGCGGCTACGGCCTGTCGCTCCAGGACGAGCTCAAGATGCTGCGCGCCGTGCGCCGCCTGGGGGCGCTGTCCCCGCTGGAGCTGGTGCCCACGCTCCTGTGCGCGCACGCCGTGCCCGTGGAGTACCAGGGCCGCCGGGGCGACTACCTGGACCTCTGCATCAACGAGATCCTCCCCGCGGTCGCCCGCGAGGGGCTGGCCCGCTTCTGCGACGTCTTCACCGAGGAGAGCGCCTTCACGGTGGAGGAGTCGCGCCGGCTGCTCCTGGCGGCCAAGGCGCTGGGCCTCACCCCGCGCCTGCACGCCGATCAGCTCACCGCGTGCGGAGCCTCCGCGCTCGCCGCGGAGGTGGGCGCCGCCAGCGCGGACCACCTGGAGCAGGTGACGGACGAGGGCATCCGCGCGCTCGCCGCCGCGAACGTCACCGCCGTGCTCGTGCCCACCTCCACCCTCTTCCTGCGCATGCGCCCCTATGCGCCCGGCCGGAAGCTGCGCGACGCAGGGGTCAATATTGCTTTGGGTTCAAACGTGAACCCTGGTTCTTCCATGACGGAGAACCTGGCGCTGGTGCTCGGGCTCGCCTGCCTGGAGAACGGCCTGTCAGCCGCGGAGGCTTACTGGGCCGCCACGCGAGGGGCCGCACAATGCTTGGGGTTGCAACAGCAGGGGCGACTGGCCGTGGGTGATGCGGGCGACCTGGTTGTCTTCGGGTGTCGCGGTTACCGGCATCTGCCTTATCATCTGGGGGTCAGTCACGCGCGAGTGGTGGTGAAGGGTGGACGGGTGGTGTTTCGCGCGCGGATGAATGTCTGTCCCTGA
- a CDS encoding NAD(P)H-hydrate dehydratase, with product MQRVLTAVQMREAEAAAQDRHGMPSGLLMENAGRALAEAARSVAGPGGRFTVLCGPGNNGGDGLVAARFLLEGGGRVVVSLVGDSAKLTPEAKRNLQALEGFGESPRAFEALPEAGPGDVVVDALFGTGLKRAPEGAFADAIATVARWRRAGAKVVAADVPSGLQSDTAEPFPTCVEADVTVAFGFVKPAHELEPGASLCGDVRRVDIGLGGESSRAVSGPELFRVEEKDAREALPKRRADSHKGTYGHVLVVAGSPGKTGAAAMVALAALRSGAGLVTVATRAEALPWVMAHSPEIMGIPLPGEGPLGKGDLAALKAALEGKDALVMGPGIPRGPETGALIGDLLASLEMPAVLDADALNAVAEDLTVLRRAKGPVLLTPHPGEMARLWGRTTKDVQAHRVGVALNMATSLNVTVVLKGSRTLIAEASGRVFINPTGNAGMATGGTGDVLSGVCGALLAQGIPLPKAAWTAVYAHGLAGDLVAQKRGLMGLIATDLHKGLGEVWVRWGR from the coding sequence ATGCAGCGCGTGCTCACCGCCGTCCAGATGCGTGAAGCCGAAGCGGCCGCCCAGGACCGCCATGGGATGCCGTCCGGGTTGTTGATGGAGAACGCGGGCCGCGCGCTCGCGGAGGCCGCCCGGAGCGTGGCGGGGCCAGGGGGGCGCTTCACGGTGCTCTGCGGGCCGGGCAACAACGGCGGGGACGGGCTCGTCGCCGCGCGCTTCCTGCTGGAGGGCGGCGGGCGCGTGGTGGTGTCGCTGGTGGGCGACAGCGCGAAGCTCACGCCCGAGGCGAAGCGCAACCTCCAGGCGCTGGAGGGCTTCGGTGAGTCTCCCCGGGCCTTCGAGGCCCTGCCGGAGGCGGGCCCGGGCGACGTGGTGGTGGATGCCCTCTTCGGCACCGGCCTGAAGCGCGCGCCGGAAGGGGCCTTCGCGGACGCCATCGCCACCGTGGCGCGGTGGCGGCGCGCCGGGGCGAAGGTGGTGGCGGCGGACGTGCCGTCAGGCCTCCAGAGCGACACCGCGGAGCCCTTCCCCACGTGCGTGGAGGCGGACGTCACGGTGGCCTTCGGCTTCGTGAAGCCCGCGCATGAGCTGGAGCCGGGCGCGTCGCTGTGCGGCGACGTGCGGCGCGTGGACATCGGCCTGGGCGGCGAGTCCTCGCGCGCGGTGTCCGGCCCGGAGCTGTTCCGCGTGGAGGAGAAGGACGCGCGTGAAGCGCTTCCGAAGCGCCGCGCGGATTCGCACAAGGGCACCTACGGCCACGTGCTGGTGGTCGCGGGCAGCCCGGGCAAGACGGGCGCCGCGGCGATGGTGGCCCTGGCGGCGCTCCGCAGCGGCGCGGGGCTCGTCACCGTGGCCACGCGCGCGGAGGCGCTGCCGTGGGTGATGGCGCACTCGCCGGAGATCATGGGCATCCCGCTGCCTGGAGAGGGGCCGCTGGGCAAGGGCGACCTGGCGGCGCTCAAGGCCGCGCTGGAGGGCAAGGACGCGCTGGTGATGGGGCCCGGCATCCCCCGGGGCCCGGAGACGGGCGCGCTGATTGGCGACCTGCTGGCGTCGCTGGAGATGCCCGCGGTGCTGGACGCGGACGCGCTCAACGCGGTGGCCGAGGACCTCACGGTGCTGCGGCGGGCGAAGGGGCCCGTGCTGCTCACGCCCCACCCCGGGGAGATGGCCCGGCTGTGGGGGCGGACCACCAAGGACGTCCAGGCCCACCGCGTGGGCGTGGCCCTCAACATGGCCACGTCGCTCAACGTCACGGTGGTCCTCAAGGGCTCGCGCACGCTCATCGCGGAGGCCAGCGGCCGCGTGTTCATCAACCCCACCGGCAACGCGGGCATGGCCACGGGCGGCACCGGGGATGTGCTGTCGGGCGTGTGCGGCGCGCTGCTCGCGCAGGGCATCCCGCTGCCGAAGGCCGCGTGGACGGCCGTGTACGCGCATGGGCTGGCGGGGGACCTGGTGGCCCAGAAGCGCGGCTTGATGGGCCTCATCGCCACGGACCTCCACAAGGGCCTGGGCGAGGTCTGGGTGCGGTGGGGCCGATGA
- a CDS encoding holo-ACP synthase: protein MSIVGLGLDLCSIERIQRILAGPRAEAFLARVYTDGERAYCAPRHDAASAYAARFAAKEALVKAMGVPPGVKWRDMEVVREGGPPRFVLSGVAREVMEARGWEAMLALTHDAGVAAATVVLQTK, encoded by the coding sequence ATGTCCATCGTCGGCCTGGGGTTGGATCTCTGCTCCATCGAACGCATCCAGCGCATCCTCGCCGGACCGCGCGCGGAGGCGTTCCTCGCGCGCGTCTACACCGACGGCGAGCGGGCCTACTGCGCCCCGCGGCATGACGCGGCCAGCGCGTACGCGGCGCGGTTCGCGGCGAAGGAGGCGCTGGTGAAGGCCATGGGCGTGCCTCCGGGCGTGAAGTGGCGGGACATGGAGGTCGTGCGCGAGGGCGGTCCGCCGCGCTTCGTGCTCTCCGGCGTGGCCCGTGAAGTGATGGAAGCGCGGGGGTGGGAGGCGATGCTCGCGCTCACCCATGATGCCGGCGTGGCAGCGGCCACGGTGGTGCTCCAGACGAAGTAG
- the tsaE gene encoding tRNA (adenosine(37)-N6)-threonylcarbamoyltransferase complex ATPase subunit type 1 TsaE gives MSGEPTRSRRQVSPSPEQTHQLGVKLGRLLQPGDFVGLVGELGAGKTHLVRGVAEGAGVARSEVASPTFAIVYPYEGRIPLYHADLYRLTDYDELYATGFLDLVGGDHAMLVEWLDRIPQAAPRDFLRVTLRHVGEDARSLDVEAFGARPAALLDAWLG, from the coding sequence ATGAGCGGCGAGCCCACCCGTTCGCGGCGCCAGGTGTCCCCGTCCCCGGAGCAGACGCACCAGCTGGGCGTGAAGCTGGGGCGGCTGCTCCAGCCCGGGGACTTCGTGGGGCTCGTGGGCGAGCTGGGCGCCGGCAAGACGCACCTGGTGCGCGGCGTGGCGGAAGGGGCGGGCGTGGCGCGCTCCGAGGTCGCGAGCCCCACCTTCGCCATCGTGTACCCGTACGAGGGCCGCATCCCGCTGTACCACGCGGACCTGTACCGCCTGACGGACTACGACGAGCTGTACGCCACCGGCTTCCTGGACCTGGTGGGCGGCGACCACGCGATGCTGGTGGAGTGGTTGGACCGCATCCCCCAGGCCGCGCCGCGCGACTTCCTGCGCGTCACGCTCCGCCATGTGGGGGAGGACGCGCGGAGCCTCGACGTGGAGGCCTTCGGCGCGCGTCCGGCCGCGCTGCTCGACGCGTGGCTGGGCTGA
- a CDS encoding class II glutamine amidotransferase, producing MCRLFGFRSAVPAAVHTALVTERNSLLIQSREHKDGWGIATYGPESSPLVAHGVGPAHSDPDFERVSSQVSARTVVAHIRLASVGAVELRNSHPFHFGRWSFVHNGTLREFAKHKAAVEALIHPELRCNIKGTTDSERCFYLFLSRLSARGPLDGVVSVEAMAQALAETMTLVSALTDVPGSREPKERSAMNFLVTDGEAMVATRRNRTLFISSGLGGCPEALRTPSTRVPLQQFLIASESLCGGPYWVPVEEEDVVGVDSRLVFHRWSVQTLADAVLPARPSVA from the coding sequence ATGTGCCGATTATTTGGTTTCAGATCCGCTGTCCCCGCTGCTGTCCATACCGCCCTGGTGACGGAGAGGAATTCCCTCCTCATCCAGTCGCGTGAGCACAAGGACGGTTGGGGCATCGCCACGTACGGTCCGGAGTCCTCGCCCCTCGTCGCGCACGGCGTGGGTCCCGCGCACAGCGACCCTGACTTCGAGCGGGTGTCGAGCCAGGTCTCCGCGCGCACGGTGGTGGCGCATATCCGGCTCGCGAGCGTGGGGGCGGTGGAGCTGCGCAACTCCCACCCGTTCCATTTCGGCCGCTGGTCCTTCGTGCACAACGGCACGCTGCGCGAGTTCGCGAAGCACAAGGCCGCCGTGGAAGCGCTCATCCACCCGGAGCTGCGCTGCAACATCAAGGGCACCACGGACAGCGAGCGCTGCTTCTACCTGTTCCTGTCGCGGCTCTCGGCGCGAGGACCGCTCGACGGAGTGGTGAGCGTGGAGGCGATGGCGCAGGCGCTCGCGGAGACGATGACGCTGGTGTCCGCGCTGACGGACGTGCCGGGGAGCCGTGAGCCGAAGGAGCGCTCCGCGATGAACTTCCTGGTCACGGACGGCGAGGCGATGGTGGCCACGCGCCGCAACCGCACCCTCTTCATCTCCTCCGGCCTGGGCGGCTGCCCCGAAGCGCTCCGCACCCCGAGCACGCGGGTGCCGCTCCAGCAGTTCCTCATCGCCAGCGAGTCGCTGTGCGGCGGGCCGTACTGGGTGCCCGTGGAGGAAGAGGACGTGGTGGGCGTGGACTCCAGGCTCGTCTTCCACCGCTGGAGCGTGCAGACGCTGGCGGATGCCGTGCTCCCCGCGCGGCCCTCCGTGGCCTGA
- a CDS encoding pyridoxine 5'-phosphate synthase, which translates to MGQRLGVNVDHVATLRQARRTVYPDPVTAAAMAELAGARQITIHLREDRRHIQDRDLRILRDTVQTLLNLEMAATAEMVKIAYEYKPDVVTLVPERREELTTEGGLEVAGQRESIAKIIKNLKDGEIAVSLFIDPDLDQVRASHKVNADRVELHTGRYCEARNEKERARELARIVDAAKASAKLGMGVAAGHGLNYDNVQAIARIQEIDELNIGHAIVARAVLVGFERAVREMLELMRDPG; encoded by the coding sequence ATGGGACAGCGACTGGGTGTCAACGTGGATCACGTGGCGACGCTGCGGCAGGCGCGGCGCACCGTGTATCCGGATCCGGTGACGGCCGCGGCGATGGCGGAGCTGGCCGGCGCCCGGCAGATCACCATCCACCTGCGCGAGGACCGGCGCCACATCCAGGACCGGGACCTGCGCATCCTCCGCGACACGGTGCAGACGCTCCTCAACCTGGAGATGGCCGCCACCGCGGAGATGGTGAAGATCGCCTACGAATACAAGCCGGACGTGGTGACGCTGGTCCCGGAGCGCCGCGAGGAGCTCACCACCGAGGGCGGCCTGGAGGTGGCGGGCCAGCGCGAGTCCATCGCGAAGATCATCAAGAACCTCAAGGACGGGGAGATCGCCGTCTCGCTGTTCATCGACCCAGACCTGGATCAGGTGCGCGCGTCCCACAAGGTGAACGCGGACCGGGTGGAGCTGCACACGGGCCGCTACTGCGAGGCGCGCAACGAGAAGGAGCGCGCGCGGGAGCTGGCGCGCATCGTGGACGCGGCCAAGGCGAGCGCGAAGCTGGGCATGGGCGTGGCGGCCGGCCACGGGCTCAACTACGACAACGTGCAGGCCATCGCGCGCATCCAGGAGATCGACGAGCTCAACATCGGTCACGCCATCGTGGCGCGGGCCGTGCTGGTGGGCTTCGAGCGCGCGGTGCGCGAGATGCTGGAACTGATGCGCGACCCGGGGTAG
- the folP gene encoding dihydropteroate synthase, with product MLRARLIARDRPDDLSLVLRRLNLSPRNREHLTRELGHAHVLVTGGRPSYEEELVPPHGSKEREKLPTWTAGLHRDHPGEVLLSGSRQQFDRLISLARKSPRTDGLARALEEVLSPAPLPALTLSGRRFEWGTRTYLMGVVNVTPDSFSDGGQFLDAARAVEHGLKLVDAGADILDVGGESTRPGSLPVSVEEETARVLQVVEGLRARSTVPISVDTMKAPVAQAALKAGAHLINDVTGFHFDPALAGVVAAAGAACCLMHTQGMPRTMQQMPHYEDVVGEVMDYLEEGMFQATEAGIPRERILLDPGIGFGKTLEHNLFLLRRLEELRGLGQALLVGTSRKSFLGTLTGGKGPTERLAATLGSVAAMAVMGGADVVRVHDVAEARDALAVAEAIRWARGGGDLYGG from the coding sequence GTGCTGCGCGCCCGCCTCATCGCCCGTGATCGTCCCGACGACCTGTCCCTCGTCCTCCGCCGCCTGAACCTGTCTCCCCGCAACCGCGAGCACCTGACGCGCGAGCTGGGCCATGCGCACGTGCTCGTCACCGGGGGCCGGCCCTCCTATGAGGAGGAGCTGGTGCCGCCGCATGGCTCCAAGGAGCGGGAGAAGCTGCCCACCTGGACCGCGGGGCTCCACCGCGACCATCCCGGCGAGGTGCTCCTGTCCGGCAGCCGCCAGCAGTTCGACCGGCTCATCTCGCTGGCCCGCAAGTCCCCTCGGACGGACGGCCTGGCGCGCGCCCTGGAGGAGGTGCTCTCGCCCGCGCCCCTGCCGGCGCTGACGCTGAGCGGCCGTCGCTTCGAGTGGGGCACGCGCACGTACCTCATGGGCGTGGTGAACGTGACGCCCGACAGCTTCTCCGACGGGGGGCAGTTCCTGGACGCGGCCCGCGCGGTGGAGCACGGGCTCAAGCTGGTGGACGCCGGCGCGGACATCCTCGACGTGGGGGGCGAGTCCACCCGGCCGGGCTCCCTCCCGGTGTCCGTGGAGGAGGAGACCGCGCGCGTCCTCCAGGTGGTGGAGGGGCTGCGGGCCCGCTCCACCGTGCCCATCTCCGTGGACACGATGAAGGCCCCGGTGGCCCAGGCGGCGCTGAAGGCCGGAGCGCACCTCATCAACGACGTCACCGGCTTCCACTTCGACCCGGCGCTGGCCGGGGTGGTGGCCGCCGCGGGCGCCGCCTGTTGCCTGATGCACACCCAGGGGATGCCCCGGACGATGCAGCAGATGCCCCACTACGAGGACGTGGTGGGCGAGGTGATGGACTACCTGGAGGAGGGGATGTTCCAGGCCACCGAGGCGGGCATCCCGCGCGAGCGCATCCTCCTGGACCCGGGCATCGGGTTTGGCAAGACGCTGGAGCACAACCTCTTCCTGCTGCGGCGTCTGGAGGAGCTGCGCGGGCTGGGACAGGCGCTGCTCGTGGGCACCAGCCGCAAGTCGTTCCTGGGGACGCTGACGGGGGGCAAGGGCCCCACCGAACGGCTGGCGGCCACGCTGGGGTCCGTGGCGGCGATGGCGGTGATGGGGGGCGCGGACGTCGTCCGGGTGCACGACGTGGCGGAGGCGCGCGACGCGCTGGCGGTGGCGGAGGCCATCCGTTGGGCCCGGGGTGGCGGGGACCTGTACGGCGGCTGA
- the glmM gene encoding phosphoglucosamine mutase — translation MAYRMDMPPKEAPKTERLFGTDGVRGVANVYPMTAEVAMKLGRALAYLIRNGPHRHRVIVGKDTRLSGYMLEQALSAGLISMGVDVEQVGPLPTPGISNLTTSMRADAGAVISASHNPYQDNGIKFFWRDGFKLPDETEAKIEELVSSGEIDNIRPTATKIGRAIRLEDARGRYIVYLKATFPRELTLEGMTIVVDCANGAAYRTAPSVLEELGAKVIALGVSPDGKNINHKCGALHPEGLAKAVVKHGAHLGIALDGDADRLIVVDEKGSVVDGDAIMAICTGELVARKELKKKTLVATVMSNIGLERAVSQWGVKVARTRVGDRHVVDEMRRNGYSLGGEQSGHLIFLNHTTTGDGTLAALQLLAVMCRQQKPLSELASIFQPVPQTLLNVVVKHKRELGELPTVMKAIKNVEQKLGNAGRVLVRFSGTEPKARVLIEGEDATRNEAYAREIVEALSKALNG, via the coding sequence ATGGCGTACAGGATGGACATGCCCCCCAAGGAAGCACCGAAGACGGAGCGGCTGTTCGGCACGGACGGCGTCCGCGGCGTCGCCAACGTCTATCCGATGACGGCCGAGGTCGCGATGAAGCTCGGACGGGCGCTCGCGTACCTCATCCGCAACGGCCCGCACCGCCACCGCGTCATTGTGGGCAAGGACACGCGGCTGTCCGGCTACATGCTGGAGCAGGCCCTGTCCGCCGGCCTCATCTCCATGGGCGTCGACGTGGAGCAGGTGGGCCCGCTGCCCACGCCCGGCATCTCCAACCTCACCACGTCCATGCGCGCGGACGCGGGCGCCGTGATTTCGGCGTCCCACAACCCGTACCAGGACAACGGCATCAAGTTCTTCTGGCGCGACGGCTTCAAGCTGCCGGATGAGACGGAGGCCAAGATCGAGGAGCTGGTCTCCAGCGGTGAGATCGACAACATCCGCCCCACGGCCACCAAGATTGGCCGCGCCATCCGCCTGGAGGACGCGCGGGGCCGCTACATCGTCTACCTGAAGGCCACCTTCCCCCGCGAGCTGACGCTGGAGGGGATGACCATCGTGGTGGACTGCGCCAACGGCGCGGCGTACCGCACGGCGCCGTCGGTGCTGGAGGAGCTGGGCGCGAAGGTCATCGCGCTGGGCGTGTCCCCGGACGGCAAGAACATCAACCACAAGTGCGGCGCGCTCCACCCGGAGGGCCTGGCCAAGGCGGTGGTGAAGCACGGCGCCCACCTGGGCATCGCGCTGGACGGCGACGCGGACCGCCTCATCGTCGTGGACGAGAAGGGCAGCGTCGTGGACGGCGATGCCATCATGGCCATCTGCACGGGTGAGCTGGTCGCGCGCAAGGAGCTGAAGAAGAAGACGCTCGTCGCCACGGTGATGAGCAACATCGGCCTGGAGCGCGCGGTGTCGCAGTGGGGCGTGAAGGTGGCCCGCACGCGCGTGGGCGACCGGCACGTCGTGGACGAGATGCGCCGCAATGGCTACAGCCTGGGCGGCGAGCAGAGCGGCCACCTCATCTTCCTGAACCACACCACCACCGGCGATGGGACGCTCGCGGCGCTCCAGCTGCTGGCCGTGATGTGCCGCCAGCAGAAGCCCCTGAGCGAGCTGGCCTCCATCTTCCAGCCGGTGCCCCAGACGCTGCTCAACGTCGTGGTGAAGCACAAGCGCGAGCTGGGCGAGCTGCCCACGGTGATGAAGGCCATCAAGAACGTGGAGCAGAAGCTGGGCAACGCCGGCCGGGTGCTGGTGCGCTTCTCCGGGACCGAGCCCAAGGCCCGCGTCCTGATTGAGGGCGAGGACGCGACGCGCAACGAGGCGTACGCCCGGGAGATCGTCGAGGCGCTCTCCAAGGCGCTCAACGGGTAG
- the hutU gene encoding urocanate hydratase, whose translation MSRIIRASRGTTLSCKGWVQEAALRMLMNNLDPEVAEQPGDLVVYGGTGKAARDWPSFDRIVSSLQSLTDDETLLVQSGKPVGILRTHPDAPRVLIANSNLVGHWANWEHFHELEKKGLMMYGQMTAGSWIYIGTQGILQGTYETFAAAGRFHFGSEDLAGRLVLSGGLGGMGGAQPLAATMNNAVFLGVEIDPHRAQRRVETRYLDVVAKDIDEALALAKDAQAKRVGRSIAIIGNAASVFRELYRRGIKPDLVTDQTSAHDPLNGYIPTDLSLEAAAELRKRDPEGYVKRARESMIMHVQAMNDFQAAGSHVFDYGNNLRGQAKVGGMQNAFEFPGFVPAYIRPLFCEGLGPFRWVALSGDPEDIRRTDRAVRELFPQKASLNRWLDMAQERVAFQGLPARICWLGYGERAKAGLAFNELVRKGEVKAPIVIGRDHLDCGSVASPNRETEAMKDGSDAVADWPILNALVNAVNGASWVSFHHGGGVGMGYSLHAGQVIVADGTPEAARRIERVLTSDPGMGVLRHADAGYPEAIDVAKERGVRIPGLTA comes from the coding sequence ATGTCCCGCATCATCCGCGCCTCTCGCGGCACCACGCTCTCCTGCAAGGGCTGGGTCCAGGAGGCCGCGCTCCGGATGCTGATGAACAACCTCGATCCGGAGGTGGCCGAGCAGCCCGGCGACCTGGTCGTCTACGGCGGCACTGGCAAGGCCGCCCGGGACTGGCCTTCGTTCGACCGCATCGTCTCCAGCCTCCAGAGCCTCACCGACGACGAGACGCTGCTCGTGCAGTCCGGCAAGCCCGTGGGCATCCTGCGCACGCACCCGGACGCGCCGCGCGTGCTCATCGCCAACTCCAACCTCGTGGGCCACTGGGCCAACTGGGAGCACTTCCACGAGCTGGAGAAGAAGGGCCTGATGATGTACGGCCAGATGACGGCCGGCTCGTGGATCTACATCGGCACGCAGGGCATCCTGCAGGGCACCTACGAGACCTTCGCCGCCGCGGGCCGCTTCCACTTCGGCAGCGAGGACCTGGCGGGCCGGCTCGTCCTCTCCGGCGGCTTGGGCGGCATGGGCGGCGCGCAGCCCCTGGCCGCGACCATGAACAACGCCGTGTTCCTGGGCGTGGAGATCGATCCGCACCGCGCGCAGCGCCGCGTGGAGACCCGCTACCTGGACGTGGTGGCGAAGGACATTGACGAGGCGCTGGCCCTGGCCAAGGACGCCCAGGCGAAGCGCGTGGGCCGCTCCATCGCCATCATCGGCAACGCGGCGTCGGTGTTCCGGGAGCTGTACCGGCGCGGCATCAAGCCGGACCTCGTCACGGATCAGACGAGCGCGCATGATCCGCTCAACGGCTACATCCCCACGGACCTGTCGCTGGAGGCCGCGGCGGAGCTGCGCAAGCGCGACCCCGAGGGCTACGTGAAGCGCGCCCGCGAGTCGATGATCATGCACGTGCAGGCCATGAACGACTTCCAGGCCGCCGGCAGCCACGTGTTCGACTACGGCAACAACCTGCGCGGCCAGGCGAAGGTGGGCGGCATGCAGAACGCCTTCGAGTTCCCCGGCTTCGTGCCCGCGTACATCCGCCCGCTGTTCTGCGAGGGCCTGGGGCCCTTCCGCTGGGTGGCCCTGTCCGGGGACCCGGAGGACATCCGCCGCACGGACCGCGCGGTGCGCGAGCTGTTCCCGCAGAAGGCGTCGCTCAACCGCTGGCTGGACATGGCCCAGGAGCGCGTGGCGTTCCAGGGCCTGCCGGCGCGCATCTGCTGGCTGGGCTACGGCGAGCGCGCGAAGGCGGGGCTCGCCTTCAACGAGCTGGTGCGCAAGGGCGAGGTGAAGGCCCCCATCGTGATTGGCCGCGACCACCTGGACTGCGGCAGCGTGGCGTCGCCCAACCGCGAGACGGAGGCCATGAAGGACGGCTCGGACGCGGTGGCGGACTGGCCCATCCTCAACGCGCTGGTGAACGCGGTGAACGGCGCCTCGTGGGTGTCGTTCCACCACGGCGGCGGCGTGGGCATGGGCTACTCGCTGCACGCGGGCCAGGTCATCGTCGCGGACGGCACGCCCGAGGCCGCGCGCCGCATCGAGCGCGTGCTCACGTCCGACCCGGGCATGGGCGTGCTGCGCCACGCGGACGCGGGCTACCCGGAGGCCATCGACGTGGCGAAGGAGCGAGGCGTGCGCATCCCCGGCCTCACCGCCTAG